CGCATCATCAGCAGCGTTGAGCTCGTgctcagctatagctgcaaaccTTGAGTTCGTCATTCTCATCCTGCAGTCTGTCCAGCTCGTCCTGCAGCAGGGCCTCATCCTGCCGGCTCGCGGGGCTCGAGGcctccgccgccgccgccgttTCCTCCTCCTGCATCCCGGTGAACGTCTCCTCCTCCTCTGTCTCCGGAAAGCTCGAGCGATCCCTTTCCgcggatatgtgtgtgtgtgtgtgtgtgtgtgtgtgtttaccccCCTCTCTCTGGCTCCGCGCGCGCTAACCCCGTACAGGCCTTCTCTGAGTCCGCAGCATCCCTCTTCTCAACATCCGGTCCAGCCCGCACCCTCCTCGCGCCCACGCTCGCGGCTCAGCGGCGGCAACAAGCATCACCAGCAGCCGAGTCCGAATCACCAGCGAGTCGGTACGAGTGAATCGGTTGACTCTCTGATTCTCTGTAGCCAGTGTTAAAGGGGAAGACCGAGTCAAATGCTGCTGACTCGATGCCTGTCTGATCATGTAGGATGCTGTGAAGTGATTCAGTCCCTGTAGCTGAATCAATAGGAAAAAACACAGTTTACTAATAGATAAGGACGTGTAGCTCTGTTTGTCAGTTTTGCCCCGCCAAAAATGAGATAAACTAAATAATTTTTTCAGACTTACAAAacttgagaccacttcagtttctgaatcagtttctctgattttgctatttataggtttatgtttgagtaaaataaacgttgttgttttattctataaaccactgacaacatttatcccaaataaaaaaaatagaataaattataataaaaaataatatgcttagctttcagacctcaaataatgcaaagaaaacaagttcatatttatatgaTACATAAGttttaataaatcagaaattaaaatttggtgaaataactggaataacagttttcgtgcatcttggcatgttctcctccaccagtcttacacactgcttttggataactttatgccactcctggtgcaaaaattcaagcagttcagctttgatggtttgtggtcatctatcttcctcttgattatattccagaggttttcaattttttttttttcaaatatatatagtgatttttctatattatacatttcatataaaaaaaaaacaataaagcttTGCAGGAATGCGTGTGGAGTGGTTTTGTAAACAAAATGTGGTAAActacaatatgttttatacttttcttCTAATTAGCCACATTTTACTttgatggaaaaaaaatcaattcacaGTCaacgtttttatgttttttctacattgttaATGTTACGTACTGAAATCATCCAGTTTATAAAGGAATACATCATGtgataaacttaaaattgttaaacgaACCAAAAGGTGCTCTTACCTGTAGTAAAGCTGTTATAACttgtgatttctgaagctggtaacgcTAATgcacttatcctgtgcaacagagaaaacttttggtctttcttttccagggcagtcctgatgagagccagtttcattgtaacatatttgatggtctttgcgactgtatttgaggatactttcacagtactaagttcttgattttttttggatttacttagttaagtagttttttgccataatatgtataggaacattatttaaataggaaaattcactgtataccaactctacctcttcacaactttacaacttatGCTCTAAAGCACacaagaggcaagaaattcaagtaattaactcttgacaagtttatcACAGCTCTTAACTGAAAGtaattccaggtgactacctcataaaactgactgagaaaatccagccaagatgtgtacagttgtcatctaagcaaggagtgcctactttgaagaatctaaaatttcTTTGAAGTTTGGACGactagtattaatttacaatgtagatcaaaaaaaaaaaattaaacaactaCTTAACTATCTAATATCCATAAAAATCAAAATACTGCTTTTATTTTAAGCCATTGTATGCAGTGTTCTGTCTGACCACAGGATGGCGCCATCTGTCTGCTGCAGTTAGTCTGGAGACTGAACTGGAAATGTTTCAGTGCAccataataaataatgtatttataatcaGCAAAGGACCAGACATATATTGCATATCCAAAACTAAGACAATAGAGACAACATTATACTCCATAGCTGCACATTTTATCATTAATTCTGCATCGTTTGTTAATGATTTGATCTTATAAGTCTATGTTATACATAAATAACTGTAATAAAGCTCTAATTTCCTACACGTTTCTGGTAGTCTGTGTAAtctatgcatttttatttattaatttgttaataaattcgttattaatttatttgtttgttttttttaggaaaaacagGCTGATCTAGAATGTGTTGTGTTCTATGCGGGCTTGTTGCATCACTGCTCATCTGATTCACCTCATCAGATACTTGTCAGAACCCTGCATGAGCTGGATCAGgtgctaattaattaattaattaaggatTTATTGAAATCAGCAGCAGCGCCCCTAAAGGCAGAGCTGAGGGTGGACATCATCTGATCATCAGCTCCTagagtttattaaaataaactgtaatattttattaaataaatcaacaaattaacatttttttataagaCTAATTCTACCCCTTTTTTATCAATATATGTATTTCAAAAAGACACATCAAATATTTATCGGATCAGATtagattttttatgtttttttgtagtaTTAGATGAATCATAGACAAagatcatatatatttatatattatacataatatgcagtattattttttaataatgtgttagTTCATTATTACTGCATTATTGTTGTGGATTTTTCATTTTGTAATATCTTTGACTGTGGTATACATTCaggaatatttattttatttatttatttattttgcaatattAATTACCCCACTTTACATCTGCTGTATCGTGTTTGGAgataatatatttgtattatttactattgCAATGTGTCTTTGCCATATTTATTATGCCAATTTATCTGCAGTATTGGTTTTAGAAATAATCAACAGTACTCCTATTAgaactattttttttctgttatatttaTATCTGCAGTATTAGTTTTGGAATTAATATTTCTGCTATTTTTATTACTGATGGTATCTACAGTACTCCCATTGGAAATATTATTTCTGCtatatttattttgtagtttatttacagtactccTATTGGATTTTTTTCTGCTACATTTATTACTGCAATATAATCTGCAGTATTATTTTTGGAAATATGATTTCTGTAATAATTATTAGAGTAATACTGGCGTATTATTTTTCCAGTATATTTAACGTCACTGTTTCAATTTTATGAGAAtgttatttctctctctcgctccctctctctctctttctttttccgtGTGTGTGTGCGAACAGTTCAGCTGCTGAACAGGTTAACTCTGAGGTGAGTCTGCCTTATGGTAAGTGTCCTGATGGAAAACTCTGGACAATCCACAATCCTCTTACTGTAGAATCCctgagcaaagagagagagagagagagagagaactaattTCTCTTCCTCAGCCCTCTTAACCAACAGACCAATAGACTTCTTTTGTTTGTAATGATCATCAAACAGCAGAGTAGATATCTGATGTTGAACACATTTCTATATGTCTGTagtgtttaatattaatgatgTTTCTGCAGCAATCACACATATTTATTACCACCATGCAGTCCCACAACACATGTGctactttaataaaataatattacaatgtgtgttgtgtgcattattattgtatatgattatatattgtgtgtgatgtccaggtatgtgtgtgtgtgtgtccgagtGTTGTCGGATTATGGACACTCCttctcctccagagtgacctGCTTTCCTCTGTAAACTGTCAGTGTGACGTGAGCGTAAGCTCTTTTACGGCGAAAGCCAATTTACTGGACTGCTTAGGTCAGATCTGCCTGAGCAAGCTTTCAAAGCCCTGGGCTGGACATGCCCCTTCACCcccgacacacacactcacacacactatctcaGAGAGAGTGTACTCCGCTGGAAGACTGGACTGAAGGAATGTTTATAGATCAGATCCAGAATAAGAGTGGGAATCCAGTGGGAAGTTCACCAAGGGCCATTATACAAACTCACTGTGTCACCATCCCTTTATCTACGCTATTAATTACCTTGGTGTGTGTATGAGTCTTGGGCCCAATCTCATTTCTAATTTATACCCCTACCCCTAGTTTTCAAGTTGCTCAGTAAAATCCccccataagaattgggacaacccttcaagaacctgTAGGCGACCCTGCCAGGGTTATGTGATGATGGTGGGGAACTAAAGTTCAAACTAGCTGCTGGATTTTAGATGAATTTAGCACATTGCATGTCTTCTCAAAGggggtggtgcagcaattaattagtATTTTTCAACCCTTACTTCTTCTGTAATGGGGAGCTGCAATAAACTTTTATTAGCCTTTACTTTATATAATGTTTTGTTCGACCTTAAACAATGCAGCCTCtgttgtctgttgcaccatttaaggtggaccaggAAATTTAGCTACTTAGCTACTGAGAGGTActagtgattatttttttatgcttgttacgaagaaaatgtcaataaaacattgaaactacacaataaacttatatataatacagcttgtgtttttaacatatttataacaaggaaaatacttgtgGGTTTTCCTTTTTTCGGGTTGCTTGTgccaccatcttgccagtgatgccttaaaatctcagtttgaaggagATTTACCTCACATATACCCTACCTCTTGAACTTAACAAGACGGGGACTTAAGGATTAAGAGGTAGGGTCAAGTGGTGAAATTGAATTCAGTCTTGGTCTTTTACTgccttttggggaaaaaaaagtaaatttaaagaATTAAGAAGAAGAATTTTGAGAGATTCTCACCGCTTAGGACCAATCAGAGCCAGTAACAGTTGGACATGAATGGGTTAAAACTAATACAACTAAATGAGTgctcagtatgttagctagttaaattgcTTATCCAGTTTTCCATTGTAATTTCCATGGTAATTAACTAAACAAGTGGTTCATTAGCTAGGCACCTTGCATTATAACCTAACAATCAACAGTTTTCCATGTTAGCAAGCTAACTAGATAAGCCAACAAACTTTCAAAAGAGTGTTACATgcttattaaaggagaaatgaacaagaagcttattaaaaaccactgtttacatcccataaatACATAGAtactgcatagcctgcctcctggcactggctgctatgctatgtggagtctatgtatatatctaTGTCGCACGGAGCTGAAGATAGTGTTATGGGATATAAACAGtcgtttttaataagcttcttgtgcactttttttattaatgccttattttaaatgtcagagctctccagaatCTAGCAAGGAgctgtggagctattttgagctggaTAACTGTGGAAAAAAGCAATTTATGAGGGCAAATAATGCTCCGTctcacccagtctgaagagtgtttggacaaactgttaaatatctgaatattggaacgctgtgggagaacggaggtgtgctattcatcaaaggtaaatactttttatcatgttttactacgccaaaagtccattttacacaagAGTTATCCTTTAACTGCTTAGCTAAATAATCCAcctgagttgtttttttttatccatgttAATTTGATATCTAGCCAACTATGTGACCCAGCAAGCATTGGTTTCCAATGTTCATTAGCTAACAAGCAAAATTAATTTAGGAAGCATTATTTTTCTGTGTTATTATGATATCTAGATAACCCAACAGACATTAGCTTTCAGACATGTATATAAACTGTCCTGCCAGATACATTCAGAGACCGTTTCTAGCTTTCTATATATTATAGCAAACATAGGTTTTTCATTGATTATTAGTTAGCTGATTATCCTAGCCAGCTAAACTAGGAAGCACTGTAAGGCTCTCTAGCTAGCACCGCAAGCAAATATTTCCAATGGATTATTAGCTAGCTTAGATCATGAAACCCTCCAAATTGATGTTTGATAAATCAAGGTAAATTCTGTACTTGACTGTTAGCTGTGAGACCATAGAATGTATCActgttatttatattgtattggATAAGCACTTTAGTCATAAGTGTGTAGGAAACTCTACACAGGGGTATTTAATATTGGCTACAAACACACATgcattcacacaaaaaaaaaaaaatgtcactggCTTTCCATTTATTCTGTTCAGTTCAGCAGGCAGTAATTGTTTCCAGCAGTACCAGAGACAggttgcttttttttaaaaaaagctttgttaGCTAACACATTTAGCCATTTTCactctttatctgtttttttaattccTAAATGAACCCATGAGCAAACACGCACCAAAGTAAATAATCGATTGCAAAAATAATCTGTGGAAATAGTCAGAAAATGGTACTTACTGTTTATGGTAACTTTGTCGTTTCATTTGGctcgctaagctaagctaagctaagctaacatgcTAGACACAGCTTTCTTTGAGCGGAATTGGGGTAATGTCTTTATAAAAGTGATGAATGAGAGAAAATGTCACACAGTATAACAGGTTAAACGAAAATCTGAGAAAACTGACATGGCAAAGTAGAGAACACTGTCCGAACACTGTAAAACCAGACTGGCTGAGTCTGAGGAAATCACAGCCAAATGCATTACCAAGTAGTCAGCTAATTCAGTcgaaaataaaccaataagctcAAAATAAAGCAATTAAAAATCCTGGATCATCTCACATAAATCAAGACATTCATTTTGGGTTAAGACTATTGTGTTGACTGAACCAACATAAATTTTCTTACACAGATAAACGTTAAAGCAGACCATTAATTTGCCTTTAAAGACATAATGGTTGGTTATTgtttgcgtgtatgtgtgtgtgtatatgtgtttgttaaATTCATAACTCCCCTGTGGGGTCATGATATGCATTCATGTCATAGCAACACATGAAACAGGACTGTACATCCAGCCTTGAGGTGCCCTTGTGTTGTGTTATCCATGTAGTCCAGCACATTAGATTTAAAATTAAACTCTGACTGCGACTTGTTCTAAGACTTTAACTAGTGGCCATAAAAATGCACCAATATACCGCTGTGCGGTATTTATTCACTTTACCTTGGGAATCTTTTTAATGATATGGTCGGTCATCCTTCAATTTCAGATCCAGTGTGCTGGAAGACAGAGACAAACACCTTGGGCAAACTTGTAGTGAGTGTAGTGCATTTCAGTTGGCTGTGTTGGTCATGCTTCTTAGCTACATTGGTCATGCTGGTAACACGGTTTGAAAAAAACATACTGgacttttagacacttttagaCTCTTCTAAACCTTCTTACTTGTCTCACTGACTACAATTGGGGTAGGAGGcctgtgttcatttatttttcaccaaatcTCTTCTTTAACTGCTGAAGCGGATCCAGGCAGGCGTTCTCCTCTGCAGTATTCTAACTGTGTCAAGACACTCTTATATCGAAACCTACCTCACTCTTTACAACaagcacaacaacaaaaaaaacaccattcaCAAAACCAACAACACCACCCCCGCCACCCTCCCTCGCCTTTCCTTAAAATAACCCACAAAACTAACCAAACCCAAACCCCTGTTTTTAATAACACTGCTGACTGCCGTTGTTCAACGGGACAGACAGATGGACCCACAGAAGCTGTTACAACAtgaatatctgaaaaataaaacagtgaTGTCAACAAGGAAACTACAAAGTGTTCAGTCGTAATGGGTAATGGAAGCCGCTGGAGATGCCGTGTGAAATCACCTTCCAGCAACACCTGAGCGCAACCcttcctccaacacatagaccccTAGAGTCGGCCTCTGTGTCCCCTAGCTGTTGAGTTTACACTCTGAAAAAAGTATGTTGAATTTATTTGAGTTGGCAGTAACTGTGAAGGTGTCATATGTTTGGGCATTTTTCCTGTggaaataaattcaaataaattcgacgtatcactttttttttcagtgcaaacAAGACCTATCCAATCAACAATCAACCATCTAAGTCCCCTTCACAACCCAGTGGTCCCCAAAAGACGATAACTCTCCAAGCACGTTCTCCTCTTCTCCGTCTCCTCATCTTCCTCTCTGCTTCttaatctctctttttccctttcttGTGCTTCTTGCCGTTCTCCGTGTGCTCGGCGGCCTTGGTGGAGCCGTTGGTTTCTGAGGCAAGACCGTTGGCAACGCTCTTGCCCGTTTTGTGCCGTGGCTGCTGCCGGTAGGTCTGGTAATAGAAATTGGCGAAGAGGATGATGAAGGTGACAGCATATGCGATAAGTGCCCACTGCATCCAGGCAGGGAACGGGCAGCCCGTGTAGAGAGAGTGGGCAGCGTGGCCGATGGTCACATGGAACTGGATCTGTAAACACATAGTTTATCACAGGtgaaatacaggtgcatctcaatagattaaaatatcattgaaaagttactttggcagtgtgggcagtgcgccaagtcctgctggaaaatgaaatccgcatctccataaaagttgtcagcagagggaagcataacgTGCTGTAAAATctatatataacacagtggaccaacaccagcagatgacatggttctccaaaccatcacagaTTGTGGAATCTGACCtcaagacctcaagcagcttggactgtgtgcctttccactctttctccagactctggttAATTTTctaattaaatgcaaaatttactgatggtcagtgatggtttggagagacatgattGTGTCATTCTTATGAATGCATCATATTGCATAGCAGGacaagccaaaagtcatgagagCAATGTGTAAACTCATTATGGAATGTTATCCCTGGGGTGGCTTtggaatttgtgaggtgttatctattTGGTGAGGTTAAAAtaacactggccagtgtgatcatcctcaatccacagtgtcatgtgtgtacagATGTCTTGGCAATGGCTTTTGTCATTGAAGTGTAAACACTTTATTATGTTGTATTAGCAGGTACTATATCAAAGCATATGAATTCATATGATTCTTATGAATTTTGTTCGTTAGTTGTAATAGTCCTTATTGTTGTTTTGTTGCTTTGAATTGAGTTTTACGGATAAAAAATTCTAGTTCAAGACATCATATTTACCATCTGAATGATGGTCAGGTACTTTTTCCACCACAGGTATTTCTGCATGTGGGGTCCGAAGGCAGCCAGGCCATAGTAAGCATACATCAGCACATGGATACCAGAGTTTATGGTTGCTCCGAAGAACGCTGtgagagaaaaaacacagaaccAGGTAAAGGGTTAAACATATGTAGGTTAAAGGACGTGTGAGATGGGCTGAGTAAGCACTGTGGACAGGATTAGAGCAGATAGTGGTAATAATAGGAGGGAACGATTATCTAGCCCATGTGGTCTAAGAAGGGTTTCAACGGGGTCAGAGATCTAGCTACTTTAACATGAAAGGAGGTCTTTTACCTTTTCAGACATTTATTGGGTTCTGAAATAAACTGCAATCTGTATGTTGCAGTCTTCACCATCAGTAAGGTTTTACTGATTTTACATTTAACCATGTTTTGAAGCTCAAGATTAATGCTTAATGCCTTCAGTCAACCCATAGATCTTTCAAGTTCCACCAACCGATCTCCTGAGTTAACTTAATGAAGGGCTGATTAGATAAAATGGAAATGTGGACATTTTGAAATGGACGCAATGGCACATAAATCCAAAGGCAGCATGTCCACTCTCTTCATGGTACCCCAGAGCAAATGGTATATAATCTGCTTCATGCCCTATAGTGGGACATTAGCCTGCAGCATATGCTTCAGCTGCCCTCTATGACCTCAAACACATCCCCCACTCTCAACTTAACTCTGACGCTTCGAAAGCAGCTTTTACCAATCTGTCAATTGTCTGTTATGTCCAGCTCTCCAACATTTCCCCCCTTCCCCACAACCCCTCAAACACTTTTCTCGGAACAGTTAACACGTCCAGCAACACTGCTAACAAAGTTAGTGAAGACTTGCTTTGAGCCGCTCCAAAATTCCCTGGGCCCTTAAGCAAAAAAAATTCTTTAGACTGCTCCTCACAGAGGTTACTGCTTTAAATTGCCAGCGTTTCATTTCTGTCATGATTGCGACAAATCTAGGTTCTCTTTGGGATCCAACAAAGGTCACGTTTGAATATGGAGGTCTCATGGTTTATGCCTTCACACTGCCTTTCCTGTGAAGAGACGCTCTGctccaactgctggtgtgatgatctggtgGGGCCATCGCATATGACagttggtcacccctagtagtgatataagggacactaacagctcagtgatatgcaAGACATTTTTCATCCATCATTTTTCAGCAAGATAaagctcacccacacacagcaagagtttttTTCAGAAATGTCTCTCCCAGACTGCGGCACTTGCTTTGAATACATAGActgtttgtgtatgagtgtgttatAATAACATAGGTATAGATTGTTGTTAGACTGTTATGACTTTAAATATAAAACCCATATTCCTACTCTAAGTTTCTACCATGTCAAAAGATTCATTTCAATTTGCattagagtctgacctctgctcAAAGTCTTctacagcacatcccaaagattctcaatgaggttaaggtctggactctgtggtgaacaatccatgtgtgaaaatgatgatctcatgctccctgaatcactcttttacaattccagccccatgaatacagacattgtcatcttgaaatatgctcgtgccatcagggaagaaaaaaatccattgatggaataacctggtctatattcagtatattcaggtagtcagctgagattctttcagcacatactgttgctgaacctagacctgccgaccaactgcagcatcaaccccacaccaTTTACTTAGTTAATAACTGGCAACACTTCATGTCCAAATTGTGCCAATTGTGTTGTTCCTCCCTGGTATCATGTGACTCGTTAGGTaccaggtgtgaatggggagcagAGCTCTGAAATTTAGAGAACAGTACAGTTATTTCTAAGTTTAATTGCtatagtgttgtcccattaaatgatataatacaatattttcaaaATTGCGATGGCTGTACTGACCTGTAGGagatattgtattatatatggcTAATTGTGTGTTGTCACACCTTTCTACGTATTCATTTCAAATTTTACTAGGTGTTTTAGCAACACTCATAGCCCACAGAATCACAGGATACCAAATCGGCCAGCTGGTGAAATTTCAACCCTGTTAGAACTGCCACAGTCAACTGTAAGGGATATTGTTGTAAAATAACACAGACTTATGCACTGAAAAAATAATGAGTAGGGACTGACTGAAGTTCATTTcgcttatttactctatgtaacatttaagtcttgaaacccaGTTGAGGTTTACACAATACAATCTACAGTATGTTTGTGTGcatataaaatgtgtgttttcttaCACTGGCCGCCAGGGACCCACTTGATGCCGATCCACCACAGGATGAACATGGTGCAGTGGTGGTAGACGTGCAGGAAGCTGACCTGGTTAAACTTCTTCCTCATGATGAAGAACACTGTGTCCAGAAACTCCACCCCCTTGGAGATGTAGTACCACCACAGCGC
The Astyanax mexicanus isolate ESR-SI-001 chromosome 13, AstMex3_surface, whole genome shotgun sequence DNA segment above includes these coding regions:
- the elovl4b gene encoding elongation of very long chain fatty acids protein 4b, whose amino-acid sequence is MDTVIHFMNDSAEFYKWSLTIADKRVGRWPMMSSPSPTLGISALYLLFLWAGPRYMQNRGPFQLRKTLIIYNFSMVLLNFYICKELLLGSRAAGYSYLCQPVNYSNDVNEVRIASALWWYYISKGVEFLDTVFFIMRKKFNQVSFLHVYHHCTMFILWWIGIKWVPGGQSFFGATINSGIHVLMYAYYGLAAFGPHMQKYLWWKKYLTIIQMIQFHVTIGHAAHSLYTGCPFPAWMQWALIAYAVTFIILFANFYYQTYRQQPRHKTGKSVANGLASETNGSTKAAEHTENGKKHKKGKKRD